The following nucleotide sequence is from Solidesulfovibrio carbinolicus.
TCCTCCGCGCCACGCAAAAAGGGCCAGGAACATGCTCCTGGCCCTTGGTCATTATCGAGAGGTGCGAGTGGAGTCCGCGGGGACTACCAGCGGCTGCCGCCGCGGTTGCCGCCGCCGGAGCGGGGCTTGTCCTCGGCTTCGTTGACCTTCAGATTGCGGCCGCCGAAGTCCTGACCATCCATGCCGGCGATGGCCGCACGGGCACCTTCGTCGTCCATCTCGACGAAACCGAAACCGCGCAGACGGCCGGTTTCACGATCGGTGATGAGATTGACGCTGATGACTTCGCCGTAGTTGGAGAACTGGGTGCGGATGTCGTCTTCGGTGGAATTGAAAGACAAGTTGCCGACATAGAGTTTCTTGGACATGGGTTGCTCCTGTTTTTAGCATTTCTTTTCGTATCGAGTGGAGCTGTACATCAGAACGCCCAAGATCCAAAAAATCCATGCTCGTTTAAATAGACTGGCCACAGAACAGATACACCTTTCGCGGCAGATGTAAAGAGATTGGCCTGAAAATAATTTTATAATTATTTTAGTGTTCCATGCTCTTGCCGGAGCCGTTTTCTGGCGTTGCATAAGCTTGCCGCCGGCAATAAAGAGTAAAGTAGCGCGGTATGTTACGTTGTATTTTGCGAATCGATGACGGGTGTCGGGAATATTTTGGCCGAGCCGCGGCAATCTCCCCGAAAAGTCCGAAAGTCCATCCAGGACCGATGTCGAGCATTCCTTCAGGCACCACAATGGAAAAAGAAAGGCCCCGACTGCACAAGCCGGGGCCAGTAAGGGTATGTTGCAAAAAAGACTTATGGGTTGACGATTGCGCCTCGACTAGGAACGTAGAGCTCGTGTTTGCCACACATGGAGCTTGCCAGATTTCATTTTTTACTGGCCTTCAAGTGCTCTACTGCGAGGAAAACTCTCCGACAATTGATTCACCCAATGGCATCGCCTCCGTTAGGGTTGCTCACAACCTTCACTAGGGACACGACTAACATATAGGCCCGGGACCAACCGCTGTCTAGTGCTTTTTTCGAGGTTGCTTCAAAATACCCGCAGTGAATTCAGACCGGCGGGAAAAAGCGGAGCAAATTCGTTAAGAAATTTGTGCGCATTCCTCTGACGATGGCCCAACCCAAAGAAAAATCGGGCATTCCCCCCTGGGGGCCCACCCTGGAGCGGGGATGGCCCGGGGGGCAAAGGGGCCAGTCCCAAGGGAACGGCCCAGGAAGGGGCCTACCGCGCCTTTCCAGGGGGTGTCCGGGCCGGCGGTCGGGGGAGTGGATGGGGCAGGACCAACGGCCGTCAGGAGGCTCCAACATCTCCGAGACCTAGCTCATTCTGAGCGGCACAGGAGCGCACGTAATCCAAAAGTTCACGCGCAAAAGCAGTATGCAATTGGATTGACTGGAAGTCCGGCTCAACGCCGCAAAGAAACTGCAGTGCCAAGTTCATGCGGCCTTCTTGGCTTGGACCAATGCCTGCGAAGAAAAACCCTAACTTTTCGGCAGCCTCGCTTAATTCTGGCGTGTGGCCGTTATCTAGGGGCAATAGAAGGACAGTCAGCGGGGTGACCCGGGTGCGTGATGTTTTAAGGTGTGACTCTATTTGAGCCAACGCATCTCGCCCTGGCTCAGATATAGTGATAAATGTCCATCCTTCCTTAAAATCGGATTCAAATTCTAAAATCGTTGGTGTACTTGGCAGCGCAGTCCCATGCGATGCACCCGAATCAGGGAGATGGCTCAGGCCAATGTTGGCAAAGATGCTTTCGATCATCCGCTTGTGGCGGACGGGAAGGTAGACCGGAGACGGGTCGGGTTCGCCGAGGCAGCGGACAAACACGAGATCGGCGATACGACCTGGAACAACGTCTGCCTTGTCGGCGCTGCCCTCGCTCCAGACGCTGGCCGCCGGGCCTGCGGCAGCAAGCAGGGCAGACTCCCGCAGTCCTGCGTGGAGCGCCGAACGTTGGGAACGAACATGACTTGTAACCGCTGATGCCAGCACGACGCGCACCCCACGTTCGGCGGCGATCCGCATCAGGCAATCAGCAAGCCCCCAGGAGCAGCCCTTGCCTTGGTGACGTGCGTCCACGAAACCGAAGGTCAGTTCCCTAACTCCCGCTTCCAGGTGCAGCAGCGCCCCGTGACCAGTAATCCCGACGCCCTCGACCTCGGAAACGACAGAGATCATCTCGCCTGTCTCAAGCATTTCCCGCACGCTGGCCGGGTAATAAATCCGCTCGTCGAAAAGGACGGTGCCGTGGGATCTCAAGGCGAGACGGGCGATAGCATCGGCGTCATGAGGCGCCGCGCGACGCAGGACTTGGGGTGGGAGCGATTGATTTGCCGCTGGCCATTCGGGTGCATCCCCTTCGGACTTCTCCCTCGCCACAGGCAGATCAAGCGGGAGGAGCGCAACCATGGAAACTTCGCGCTCGCCGTCTTCCTTTACCGAAAAGAATACTTGGTCGACGAGCCTGCGAATGAGATGTGTACCAAGGCCAGTCGTGTCGCCTTCGCCAAGACGGCTCGGGTCGTATTGGGGCAGCCGGCTTTCATCCAAAGGCAATCCTTTGGAACGCACCGTAAGACGCAGGCCGTGGCCTGTTTCGGACATGATGACGGTTAGTTCGTCGTTCTGACCGCCGTATCCGAAGGCTAGGGCATTCATGACTGCCTCATCCAGGGCCAGACTGATGTCCCGGACACGTTCCTTGCTGAATCCAAGGAGTGAAGCATACTCGCCAGCCGCAGCCACAGCCACTCCAACCCATCGTTCGCGAGCGGGCAGATGCAGGCATATGGGATCATGCAATCGCAAGGTTAACTCCGAGTATCGGTCCAAAACTCAGCATTTATGCTGATAGCCCAACGACTGAAAAATACCTCGATCAGTCAAGGAGGTCCACACTTTAGCGGGGACGGAGCCGGGGGACAAAGGCCCCAGGACCAGGGGAACGGCTCAGGAAGGGGGCGGTCAATGACAGCGACAGGGGGAGAGGATGGGGTTGGCCCAGGAAACCAAGCGGGACGGGTAAATTCACAGCCCCTATGCCTCAATAGGCCAGTTCCTGCAGCACTTTCTCGGGCAGGGTCAGTCTTCGATGCCGCCTGTGGCATCAACCGCGCGTGCCGGATATCGTTTGTTCAACAGGATGTTGCCGAAACTTTGATGCACAACAGGCAAGTGAAGAAATTGTCCACCTAGGTTGACGCAATCAAAATTAATCGTATTATGTAGGACAAACTTTTCCGGAGGAACTATGAAGAAACTTGCCGTGTTAACTTTCCTCGGCGTACTTTCAATTGCAACCATGGCCTTTGCTGGCGACAAATATGATGGACACTTTGGAGATATCGACAATAACGGCGATAAAGTAGTCGTAAAAGAAGAGTTCGTTGAATTTTTCAAAGCGAACGGCGACCCCGCAGCCGCATTTGTCATCATTGACGTCGACAAATCTGGCGGAATAGACCACGACGAATGGCATGCGTTCAAGAAAGCTCACGGCTACGGTCATAAGGATGAAAATCACTCTGACAAAAAGCAATAACCAAACCAGTGAGTTTCCTGGCTAGGGGCTGATTGCGGGGTATGTACAGGCCATAACCCCACAGCCTCGCGTTGGCGCTTAGGCAAAGAAAAAGGGGTTACCGATTTCACGGCAACCCCTTGGCATGCTTCTTGGTGACGCCGGAGGCAATCGAATCCACAGAAGCAACGGTCAAGTCTATTGGAAGACTTACTTTTGTCTTTTGGCTATCCCAATAGCCACAACACTGTCAGAGGGCTTGGCATGGCGATATACACCTTCAAGCTTATCTTTGCCAACAATTCGCCAATCAACAAATCCATCTACGTCTACTGAGTACATAAATTTTCCATCGGAAGAGATCATCCCGATGATTTTTTCAGATCCGCGCTGCGATGTATATGTCCCTTTAACAAAACGGTCATCCTGACTGATGATTTCAAGCTGCCCGTTCAGAACATTTTGACCAGGAGTCCAGTGCGTAATGCTTGACTCTTTATCGGAATTCAGCATCACGCCTCCTTTCGTCTCTACATCCCATTTCCCAACCAACGAAGGGATTTTGTCCTCGGCCAATGCAAACGACGAGGAGAGCAGCAAAGAAAGCACTGTGGCAACAAGAGCGGTACACTTCATGTCTCGACCTCCAAGCGTTACATGTTTCGACCATAAATGAAAGAAAGTACCTCAACGGGACAGGGTAAAAAGCCCAGCCCCCGTGACTCACTCCGGCTGTCATTCCGCTAGACCCTGTGTCACCGCTCGCTCATGAAGAAAGCGCCTCGCGCCCAAATCTCCGCATCAATTGGTCTGCCGATGCATCATTGAACTTTTTTCTTCATGCCGAGAACCCGTTCAATCACTTCAATCAGCGCCAACCTATCCACAGGCTTCGAAATATATTCGTCCATTCCCGCTTCTAGAAATTTATCTCGATCACCAGACATTGCATATGCAGTCATAGCAACGATTGGGATGCTTGACTTCGCTCCAAGATTGCTTGCCCCTCTGATTGCCTTTGTAGCTTCAACGCCGTCCATGACGGGCATTTGGACGTCCATGAGTATTAGGTTGAAGTCTTCTGCATTCAACCGCTTTAACGCTTCCTCACCATCCTTGGCGACAGTGACTGCGTAGCCGGATTTCTCGAGCATCCGTTTGCAGGTAAGCGAGCTTAACGAATCGTCCTCAGCAAGGAGTATGCGCGAAGGACTGTGTTCAGGGGAGTGGTGGTTATTCACGGCATGCTCTACGGTTTTCTGCTCACCCACCTGTGGAACCTTGAACGGCAGTGAGAGATAGACGATCGTTCCCTCACCTAGTGAACTATCAATCGACATGTTTCCACCCAGGAGCTTTACCAAGCGACGAACGATAGAAAGCCCAAGGCCAGCCCCTTGGAAGCGCCTAGTGTATGAGCCTTCAGCTTGAACAAAAGGCTCAAAAATTGACTTAAGACTTTCTTCTGAAATACCTATTCCCGTATCACTGACTGTGATCAAAACACGCACGAAAGAATCGCCCGGCTTTGACAACAACGATGCATCGATCCGAACTGCACCCTTATCGGTAAATTTAATAGCGTTGCCGACAAG
It contains:
- a CDS encoding RNA recognition motif domain-containing protein, translating into MSKKLYVGNLSFNSTEDDIRTQFSNYGEVISVNLITDRETGRLRGFGFVEMDDEGARAAIAGMDGQDFGGRNLKVNEAEDKPRSGGGNRGGSRW
- a CDS encoding ATP-binding protein, which encodes MRLHDPICLHLPARERWVGVAVAAAGEYASLLGFSKERVRDISLALDEAVMNALAFGYGGQNDELTVIMSETGHGLRLTVRSKGLPLDESRLPQYDPSRLGEGDTTGLGTHLIRRLVDQVFFSVKEDGEREVSMVALLPLDLPVAREKSEGDAPEWPAANQSLPPQVLRRAAPHDADAIARLALRSHGTVLFDERIYYPASVREMLETGEMISVVSEVEGVGITGHGALLHLEAGVRELTFGFVDARHQGKGCSWGLADCLMRIAAERGVRVVLASAVTSHVRSQRSALHAGLRESALLAAAGPAASVWSEGSADKADVVPGRIADLVFVRCLGEPDPSPVYLPVRHKRMIESIFANIGLSHLPDSGASHGTALPSTPTILEFESDFKEGWTFITISEPGRDALAQIESHLKTSRTRVTPLTVLLLPLDNGHTPELSEAAEKLGFFFAGIGPSQEGRMNLALQFLCGVEPDFQSIQLHTAFARELLDYVRSCAAQNELGLGDVGAS
- a CDS encoding EF-hand domain-containing protein translates to MKKLAVLTFLGVLSIATMAFAGDKYDGHFGDIDNNGDKVVVKEEFVEFFKANGDPAAAFVIIDVDKSGGIDHDEWHAFKKAHGYGHKDENHSDKKQ